A single Leptolyngbya sp. FACHB-261 DNA region contains:
- a CDS encoding peptidylprolyl isomerase, which translates to MTSPLRTLALRTLPLRTLPLRTLVLVLVLVLSLSLGSCAEGKNLARRPGQVPAYVPGEVSDAEPLVGPPPESLRPLYPWLEGRAEVRLTTSNGHTLLVEVYGDHAPLTAGNFVDLVNRGYYNGTPLIVDERFILRAAAEPFIDPTTGQERRLPLEIQPEGASQPIYGRTFAEAGLPVNALPVLKNSYRGALALSHPEGEANTGSARFFISYGNGEVIPYDGNALDGFYSVFGYVIDGVKYGDPDEPLQRIQNGEKIVKAEVVAGLENLHLPGET; encoded by the coding sequence ATGACCTCCCCCTTGAGAACTTTGGCCTTGAGAACTCTGCCCTTAAGAACTCTGCCTTTGAGAACTCTGGTCCTGGTCCTAGTCCTGGTCCTGAGTCTGAGCTTAGGCAGTTGTGCTGAGGGTAAGAATCTGGCCCGCCGTCCTGGGCAGGTGCCTGCCTACGTTCCTGGCGAGGTGTCTGATGCTGAGCCTCTAGTCGGCCCACCTCCAGAAAGCTTGCGTCCTCTGTATCCTTGGTTGGAGGGTCGAGCCGAGGTGCGGCTAACCACCTCAAATGGCCACACGCTGCTGGTCGAAGTTTATGGCGACCATGCACCTCTCACCGCCGGTAACTTTGTCGATCTGGTCAATCGGGGCTACTACAACGGCACACCGCTCATTGTGGATGAGCGATTTATTCTGCGAGCCGCCGCCGAGCCCTTTATAGATCCGACTACGGGTCAGGAGCGTCGCTTGCCCCTGGAGATTCAACCAGAAGGCGCTAGCCAACCTATCTATGGCCGGACTTTTGCGGAGGCAGGACTGCCCGTTAATGCCCTACCAGTGCTGAAGAACTCGTACAGAGGCGCGCTGGCCCTTTCCCACCCAGAGGGCGAGGCAAATACAGGCTCGGCCCGCTTCTTCATCTCCTATGGCAACGGCGAGGTGATTCCCTACGATGGCAACGCCCTAGACGGCTTCTACTCAGTCTTTGGTTACGTGATCGATGGCGTGAAGTATGGCGATCCTGATGAGCCACTGCAACGGATTCAAAACGGCGAGAAAATCGTCAAGGCCGAAGTGGTCGCCGGTTTAGAAAATTTGCATTTACCAGGTGAAACCTAA
- a CDS encoding alpha-amylase family glycosyl hydrolase, protein MVAPIEFKLWAPYNKGAALVGSFSDWQEVPMQKGEDGIFRTTINLEDGTHQYKFKVQSRSWFFEPDQWVDVNDPYVTDVDNTSQNCNVRIKDGERIVDTYVWQHDNKPLPPDHELVIYELHVGDFSGGEDDPYPRGTYKHVIEKLDYLVDLGINCIELMPVKEYPGDHSWGYNPRYFFATESSYGSTADLKRLIDECHGRGIRVLMDGIFNHSEAESPLTQIDHDYWYHHSPRDPDNNWGPEFNYEQYDEKLKTFPARKFIGDTVRFWIEEYHIDGIRYDAARQIANYDFMSWIVQETKKFASMKPFYNVAEHIPQNPAITNIDGPMDGAWHENFYHAMIDHLCEDQFDLERLKSALDAKREGFMGTTNVVNYLTNHDHNHLMFELGERGILDEAAFKRAKLGAALLMTAVGIPMLWMGEEFAEYKPKSVEPNKIDWTLLQNGNNRSLHDYYRGLIFLRKNNHALYTENIEFFYENVEDRVLAYTRWNDEGSRVVVIANFSGNFLKDYTIPHLPSDGTWHEWGYDYDLEVTDNTLITDLPEYEAKVLVW, encoded by the coding sequence ATGGTTGCACCAATTGAGTTTAAGCTTTGGGCTCCTTACAACAAGGGAGCAGCATTGGTAGGCTCATTTTCCGATTGGCAAGAAGTTCCAATGCAGAAAGGGGAAGATGGCATCTTTCGGACAACCATTAACCTAGAAGACGGCACTCATCAATACAAGTTCAAGGTACAGTCTAGAAGTTGGTTTTTTGAGCCAGATCAATGGGTGGACGTTAACGATCCTTACGTCACCGATGTTGACAACACCTCCCAAAATTGCAATGTGCGGATCAAGGATGGTGAGCGCATTGTTGATACCTATGTTTGGCAGCATGATAATAAACCGCTACCTCCTGACCACGAGTTAGTGATTTACGAACTGCATGTTGGTGACTTTTCAGGGGGTGAGGATGATCCCTACCCTCGGGGCACTTACAAGCATGTGATCGAAAAGCTTGATTACTTAGTCGATCTGGGCATCAACTGCATTGAATTGATGCCTGTTAAGGAATACCCTGGCGACCACAGTTGGGGCTATAATCCGCGCTATTTCTTTGCGACTGAGTCAAGCTACGGCAGCACCGCAGATCTCAAGCGGTTGATTGACGAATGTCATGGGCGGGGCATTCGCGTGCTGATGGATGGTATCTTCAACCATTCCGAAGCCGAAAGCCCACTCACCCAGATTGACCACGACTACTGGTATCATCACTCCCCCCGCGATCCTGACAATAACTGGGGACCCGAATTTAATTACGAGCAGTATGACGAGAAGTTAAAGACTTTTCCGGCTCGTAAATTTATTGGCGATACCGTTCGCTTCTGGATCGAGGAATATCACATTGATGGCATTCGCTACGATGCCGCACGTCAAATTGCTAACTACGACTTCATGAGCTGGATCGTTCAGGAAACTAAAAAATTTGCCAGCATGAAGCCGTTTTATAACGTAGCTGAGCACATTCCGCAAAACCCAGCCATCACCAATATTGATGGTCCAATGGATGGCGCTTGGCATGAAAACTTCTACCACGCGATGATCGACCACCTCTGTGAGGACCAATTCGATCTAGAGCGGCTGAAAAGTGCCCTTGATGCTAAACGTGAAGGCTTCATGGGCACCACTAATGTGGTCAATTACCTCACCAACCACGACCACAACCACCTGATGTTCGAGTTGGGCGAACGAGGCATTTTGGATGAGGCCGCTTTTAAGCGAGCCAAATTAGGCGCTGCTCTATTAATGACCGCGGTTGGCATTCCCATGCTGTGGATGGGGGAAGAGTTTGCGGAGTACAAACCCAAGTCAGTTGAGCCTAACAAAATCGACTGGACCCTACTGCAAAACGGCAACAACCGCAGCCTGCACGATTACTATCGGGGCTTGATTTTCCTGCGCAAAAATAACCACGCACTCTACACCGAGAACATCGAATTCTTCTATGAAAATGTAGAGGATCGAGTGCTGGCTTATACGCGCTGGAACGATGAAGGCTCACGAGTGGTTGTTATCGCCAACTTCTCAGGCAATTTCTTGAAGGATTACACGATTCCCCATCTTCCCAGTGATGGCACCTGGCACGAGTGGGGCTACGACTACGACCTAGAGGTAACCGATAACACCTTAATTACAGATCTCCCGGAGTATGAGGCAAAGGTTCTGGTCTGGTAA
- a CDS encoding type II toxin-antitoxin system HicB family antitoxin, which translates to MKVQVVVHQAEEGGYWAEVPTLPGCASQGETVEELERNLYEAVAACLAVEVSAPANSTPILEIAL; encoded by the coding sequence ATGAAAGTTCAGGTTGTTGTTCATCAAGCAGAAGAAGGCGGATACTGGGCAGAAGTGCCTACTCTGCCTGGATGCGCTAGCCAGGGAGAAACCGTTGAGGAACTAGAGCGAAACCTTTACGAGGCAGTTGCCGCTTGCTTAGCCGTTGAAGTCAGTGCCCCCGCCAACAGCACACCTATTCTTGAGATTGCTCTATGA
- a CDS encoding biotin transporter BioY: MPTLTELMWAVVGLLFTIGGTFLEVSLPNAPWFWFSDGLRAEPLGITYQVGAVLTIGCLGGCNAAVLSQIAYLVLGLLGFQVFAQGGGLDYLSEPTFGYLLGFVPGAWVCGFLAFRRSSNLELLTFSCLCGLLTIHLAGLVYLGLLFVVRSQAQNFLSGLVQYSLQPLPGQLIVICAVVVLSLTFRRLMFS; this comes from the coding sequence GTGCCAACTTTGACTGAGCTGATGTGGGCAGTAGTTGGACTGCTGTTCACCATTGGAGGCACTTTCCTGGAAGTGTCTCTTCCCAATGCCCCCTGGTTCTGGTTCAGCGATGGTTTGCGAGCCGAGCCGCTGGGCATTACCTATCAGGTGGGAGCAGTGCTGACCATTGGCTGTTTGGGCGGCTGCAATGCAGCAGTTCTGTCCCAAATTGCTTATCTGGTTTTGGGTCTATTGGGCTTTCAAGTCTTTGCACAAGGAGGAGGCTTGGACTACCTCAGCGAACCCACCTTCGGCTATCTGCTCGGCTTTGTGCCTGGAGCTTGGGTCTGTGGTTTTCTAGCCTTTCGGCGCTCCTCCAATCTAGAGTTGCTCACCTTTAGCTGTCTGTGTGGTTTGCTCACGATTCATCTAGCCGGGTTAGTTTATCTGGGACTGCTATTCGTCGTGCGCTCTCAAGCTCAGAATTTTCTCTCAGGTCTGGTGCAATACTCTCTGCAACCGCTACCAGGCCAGTTGATTGTCATCTGCGCAGTGGTGGTGCTAAGTCTGACCTTCCGACGCCTAATGTTTTCCTGA
- the lspA gene encoding signal peptidase II has product MEKRIKNAGFWIAGVICLVLDQVSKLWIVRTFELRDSLAIIPQVFHLTYVTNNGAAFSLFANGADWLRWVSLAVSLALVGLALRTHLNRWEQVGYGCILGGALGNGIDRFVSGQVVDFLDFQFINFPIFNLADVSINVGIVCLLISAFWMPSSSNT; this is encoded by the coding sequence TTGGAGAAGCGAATCAAGAATGCAGGCTTCTGGATTGCAGGAGTCATTTGCCTAGTGCTCGATCAGGTCAGCAAGCTCTGGATTGTGCGGACCTTCGAACTGCGCGATAGCCTAGCGATCATCCCCCAAGTCTTTCACCTCACCTATGTCACTAACAATGGCGCTGCCTTCAGTCTGTTTGCTAACGGGGCTGACTGGCTGCGCTGGGTATCGCTGGCTGTGAGTCTAGCGCTGGTCGGACTGGCCCTACGCACTCACCTCAACCGCTGGGAGCAAGTCGGCTACGGCTGCATTCTGGGCGGAGCTTTGGGCAATGGCATCGACCGCTTTGTCAGTGGTCAGGTCGTTGATTTTCTAGATTTTCAGTTCATCAACTTTCCGATCTTCAACCTGGCAGATGTGTCGATCAACGTCGGCATTGTCTGTCTGCTAATCTCGGCCTTCTGGATGCCTAGCAGTAGCAACACTTAG
- a CDS encoding type II toxin-antitoxin system HicA family toxin yields MNLISIQTDRPYDPTPLLECYGWTLLKVQGCHDIYGKTGSPIRLTIPARDKQPLKRALLKHQLMLAGLPEAEL; encoded by the coding sequence ATGAATCTAATCTCAATTCAAACCGATCGCCCTTACGATCCCACTCCTCTGCTGGAGTGCTACGGTTGGACCTTACTAAAAGTCCAGGGCTGCCACGATATCTATGGCAAAACGGGTAGTCCTATACGACTCACCATTCCGGCACGGGATAAACAGCCGCTCAAGCGAGCTTTGCTGAAGCATCAGCTTATGCTGGCAGGCTTACCAGAGGCGGAACTGTAG
- a CDS encoding HAMP domain-containing protein has translation MASSLLPNRKKEKGDDFCNPRQCKALKKQLQGLLEALEAAREGDFSARLPVEDEGLMGDIARTFNEVVGLNERMSDEMIRVGRVVGREGRMTERASLGPVKGAWANKIDSLNTLIGDLVQPTAEWARVLTAVADGDLSQKMPLEIEGVPVKGEFLRIGTTVNTMVDQLNSFASEVTRVAKEVGTEGKLGGQADVKGVSGTWKDLTDNVNLLAGNLTSQVRNIALVTTAVANGDLSQKITVDAKGEILELKNTINVMVDQLSSFAAEVTRVAKEVGTEGKLGGQAEVKGVSGTWKDLTDNVNLLAGNLTSQVRNIALVTTAVANGDLSQKITVDAKGEILELKNTINVMVDQLSSFAAEVTRVAKEVGTEGKLGGQAEVKGVSGTWKDLTDNVNLLAGNLTSQVRNIALVTTAVANGDLSQKITVDAKGEILELKNTVNVMVDQLRSFAAEVTRVAKEVGTEGKLGGQAQVPGVAGTWKDLTDNVNLLAGNLTSQVRNIALVTTAVANGDLSQKITVDVKGEVLELKNTINVMVDQLRSFASEVTRVAKEVGTEGKLGGQAEVKGVAGTWKDLTDNVNFMASNLTSQVRNIALVTTAVANGDLSQKITVDAKGEILELKNTINVMVDQLRSFASEVTRVAKEVGTEGKLGGQAQVPGVAGTWKDLTDNVNLLAGNLTSQVRNIALVTTAVANGDLSQKITVDARGEILELKNTINVMVDQLRSFASEVTRVAKEVGTEGKLGGQAEVKGVSGTWKDLTDNVNLLAGNLTAQVRNIALVTTAVANGDLSQKITVDARGEILELKNTINVMVDQLSSFAAEVTRVAKEVGTEGKLGGQAVVRGVAGTWKDLTDNVNFMASNLTTQVRGIVKVVTAVANGDLTQKLKVEAKGEVAALADTINSMTETLGIFAEQVTSVAREVGIEGKLGGQARVPGVAGTWKDLTDNVNFMASNLTTQVRGIVRVVTAVANGDLTQKLKVEAKGEIAALADTINSMTETLGIFAEQVTTVAREVGIEGKLGGQARVPGAAGTWKDLTDNVNQLAGNLTAQVRAIAEVATAVTQGDLTRSITVEAEGEVSELKDNINQMISNLKDTTQKNMEQDWLKTNLAKFSGMMQGQKNLEAVSKLLMSELTPLVSAHHGIFFMMDSENECPTLKLISSYAYRERKNVANRFHLGEGLVGQCALEKKSILLTRVPSDYIQISSGLGEAPPLNIIVLPVLFEGEVKAVIELASFQAFSEIHQIFLEQLMGSIGVVLNMITANMRTEELLQELKRSNAELEAQAKELEEKASLLELKNKEVELASVSLEEKAEQLALISKYKSEFLANMSHELRTPLNSLLILAKLLSDNRDNNLSAKQVEFANTIYSSGCDLLTLINEILDLSKVESGKMSVYAKEIWLASIKDYVERSFRQVARQKGLEFRIDLKPNLPQTVYTDPQRLQQVLRNLLSNAFKFTDQGRVVMHVGVAEPGLKFDNDSLNLAPQVLAFSVTDTGIGIPRDKQKLIFEAFQQADGTTSRKYGGTGLGLTISREIARLLGGEIQVESVIGRGSTFTLYLPQTYDGPEPDLREEEFSQTPELPQASSNGGSNGSLSLLSELLPPVALTVSDDRHQLLAGDRVLLIIENDVNFARILLNMAHEKGFKGLVALDGNAGLAMAHQYKPDAITLDLQIPGLEGPQLLDRLKHHLETRHIPVHLISVFDPSHPDTPPGAIGYLQKPVSRESLSEAFGYIASFIGRNPKNLLVVEDDEAQRLSLMELMHGDDLLTTAVGTGEQALEELSRKQYDCVVLDLGLPDMSGFELLEEIKKHGQGPNPPVIIYTGRDLSPEEEARLRKHAGSIITKGAKSAERLLDETALFLHRVVAKLPEANRKAIQEFDSENDVLLGKKMLVVDDDMRNIFALTSILESRGIEVVFAENGRDCIELLQKHPDITLILMDVMMPEMDGYETMRTIRKMAQYKNLPIISLTAKAMKGDREKCIAAGASDYIPKPVDTDQLLSLMRAWLGSGEQA, from the coding sequence ATGGCTAGCAGTCTTTTACCCAACCGTAAGAAAGAGAAAGGGGATGATTTTTGCAATCCCCGTCAGTGCAAAGCCCTGAAGAAGCAGTTGCAAGGCCTGCTTGAAGCACTAGAAGCAGCTAGGGAGGGAGACTTCTCAGCGCGCTTGCCGGTAGAAGATGAAGGTTTGATGGGTGATATCGCTCGGACCTTCAATGAGGTGGTTGGCCTCAACGAGCGCATGTCGGATGAGATGATCCGGGTGGGCCGGGTCGTGGGCCGCGAAGGCCGCATGACCGAGCGAGCTTCGTTAGGACCGGTCAAAGGCGCTTGGGCCAATAAGATTGATTCTCTTAATACCCTAATCGGTGACTTGGTACAGCCTACCGCTGAGTGGGCACGGGTGCTCACCGCAGTGGCTGATGGCGACCTCTCCCAGAAGATGCCTCTAGAAATTGAAGGGGTGCCAGTCAAGGGCGAGTTTCTACGCATTGGTACCACGGTCAACACAATGGTGGACCAGCTCAACTCCTTCGCTTCTGAGGTAACGCGGGTTGCCAAAGAAGTGGGTACTGAAGGCAAGCTGGGTGGTCAGGCCGACGTGAAAGGGGTTTCAGGCACCTGGAAAGACCTGACAGATAACGTCAACCTGCTGGCGGGGAACTTGACCTCACAGGTGCGGAACATCGCGCTGGTGACGACGGCGGTGGCGAACGGGGACTTGTCACAGAAGATCACCGTGGATGCCAAGGGCGAGATTCTGGAGCTGAAGAACACGATCAACGTGATGGTGGACCAGCTCAGTTCGTTTGCAGCAGAGGTCACGCGGGTCGCTAAAGAAGTAGGTACTGAAGGCAAGCTGGGCGGTCAGGCTGAGGTGAAGGGGGTTTCAGGCACCTGGAAAGACCTGACAGATAACGTCAACCTGCTGGCGGGGAACTTGACCTCACAGGTGCGGAACATCGCGCTAGTGACGACAGCAGTAGCGAATGGGGACTTGTCGCAGAAGATCACAGTAGACGCCAAGGGCGAGATTCTGGAGCTGAAGAACACGATCAACGTGATGGTGGACCAGCTCAGCTCGTTTGCGGCAGAGGTGACACGGGTCGCTAAAGAAGTAGGTACTGAAGGCAAACTGGGTGGTCAAGCCGAGGTGAAGGGGGTTTCAGGCACCTGGAAAGACCTGACAGACAACGTCAACCTGCTAGCTGGGAACTTGACCTCACAGGTGCGGAACATTGCGCTAGTCACGACGGCAGTAGCGAATGGTGACTTGTCGCAGAAGATCACGGTAGATGCCAAAGGCGAGATCTTGGAGCTGAAGAACACGGTCAACGTGATGGTGGACCAGCTCAGGTCATTTGCAGCAGAGGTAACGCGGGTCGCTAAAGAAGTAGGTACTGAAGGCAAGCTGGGCGGTCAAGCGCAAGTGCCAGGGGTCGCGGGCACCTGGAAAGACTTGACAGACAATGTGAACCTGCTGGCGGGGAATTTGACCTCACAGGTGCGGAACATTGCGCTAGTCACGACGGCGGTGGCGAACGGAGACTTGTCGCAGAAGATCACCGTAGACGTGAAGGGCGAAGTTCTGGAGCTGAAGAACACGATCAACGTGATGGTGGACCAGCTGCGGTCGTTCGCGTCGGAGGTGACGCGGGTCGCCAAGGAAGTGGGTACCGAGGGCAAACTGGGCGGTCAGGCCGAAGTGAAGGGGGTGGCCGGAACCTGGAAAGACCTCACGGACAATGTGAACTTCATGGCCTCCAACCTGACGTCGCAGGTGCGAAACATTGCCCTGGTGACGACGGCAGTAGCGAACGGAGACTTGTCGCAGAAGATCACCGTGGACGCCAAGGGCGAGATCTTGGAGCTGAAGAACACGATCAACGTGATGGTGGACCAGCTGCGGTCGTTCGCGTCGGAGGTGACACGGGTCGCCAAAGAGGTGGGTACCGAAGGCAAGCTGGGCGGTCAGGCGCAAGTGCCAGGGGTGGCCGGGACCTGGAAAGACTTGACAGACAACGTGAACCTGCTGGCGGGGAACCTGACCTCACAGGTGCGGAACATTGCGCTAGTCACAACGGCAGTAGCTAATGGGGACTTGTCACAGAAGATCACCGTGGATGCACGGGGCGAGATCTTAGAGCTGAAGAACACGATCAACGTGATGGTGGACCAGCTGCGGTCATTTGCATCTGAGGTGACACGGGTCGCCAAGGAGGTGGGTACCGAAGGCAAACTGGGTGGTCAGGCTGAGGTGAAGGGGGTTTCAGGCACCTGGAAGGACCTGACAGACAACGTCAACCTGCTGGCGGGGAACTTGACGGCCCAGGTGCGGAACATTGCGCTGGTGACGACGGCAGTAGCGAACGGGGACTTGTCACAGAAGATCACCGTCGATGCGCGGGGCGAGATCTTAGAGCTGAAGAACACGATCAACGTGATGGTGGACCAGCTCAGCTCGTTTGCGGCAGAGGTAACGCGGGTTGCCAAGGAAGTGGGTACCGAGGGCAAACTGGGCGGTCAGGCCGTGGTGCGCGGCGTGGCTGGCACCTGGAAGGACCTGACGGACAACGTGAATTTCATGGCCTCCAACCTGACTACGCAGGTGCGCGGCATCGTCAAAGTGGTGACAGCGGTGGCCAACGGCGACCTGACCCAAAAGCTGAAAGTGGAAGCGAAGGGCGAGGTGGCGGCACTAGCCGACACGATCAACAGCATGACCGAAACGCTGGGCATCTTCGCCGAACAGGTAACCAGTGTGGCTCGCGAGGTAGGTATCGAAGGCAAGTTGGGAGGTCAGGCCAGGGTGCCGGGGGTGGCCGGAACCTGGAAAGATTTGACCGACAACGTGAATTTCATGGCCTCCAACCTGACTACGCAGGTGCGCGGCATTGTGCGTGTGGTGACGGCGGTGGCTAACGGCGACCTGACCCAGAAGCTGAAAGTGGAGGCCAAGGGCGAAATTGCAGCGTTGGCCGACACAATCAACAGCATGACCGAGACGCTAGGCATCTTTGCTGAGCAGGTAACGACTGTGGCTCGCGAGGTGGGCATCGAAGGCAAGCTGGGAGGTCAAGCCAGGGTGCCGGGGGCAGCCGGAACCTGGAAAGATTTGACCGACAACGTGAACCAGCTCGCCGGTAACTTGACAGCGCAGGTGCGAGCCATTGCTGAGGTGGCAACGGCGGTAACGCAGGGGGATCTGACCCGGTCAATTACCGTGGAGGCCGAGGGCGAGGTCTCTGAGTTGAAAGACAACATCAACCAGATGATCTCCAACCTTAAGGACACTACCCAGAAGAACATGGAGCAGGACTGGTTAAAGACCAACCTGGCCAAGTTCTCCGGCATGATGCAGGGTCAGAAGAACCTAGAGGCGGTGTCCAAGCTGCTGATGTCTGAGCTGACGCCTCTGGTTTCGGCCCACCACGGCATATTCTTCATGATGGACTCGGAAAACGAGTGCCCCACGCTCAAGCTGATCAGCAGCTACGCTTACCGAGAACGCAAGAACGTTGCCAATCGCTTCCACTTAGGTGAGGGGTTGGTCGGCCAGTGCGCTTTAGAGAAGAAGAGCATTCTGCTCACGCGCGTGCCCAGCGACTACATCCAGATCAGCTCTGGCTTGGGTGAAGCACCGCCGCTGAACATCATTGTGCTGCCGGTGCTGTTTGAGGGCGAAGTCAAAGCGGTGATCGAGCTGGCTTCCTTCCAAGCCTTCAGCGAAATCCACCAGATCTTCCTGGAGCAGTTGATGGGCAGCATTGGCGTGGTGCTCAACATGATCACCGCTAATATGCGAACCGAGGAGCTGTTACAAGAGCTGAAGCGTTCCAATGCAGAACTAGAAGCTCAAGCCAAGGAACTGGAAGAAAAAGCCTCGCTGCTCGAACTCAAGAACAAAGAAGTCGAACTGGCCAGCGTGTCCTTGGAAGAAAAGGCCGAGCAGTTGGCCCTCATCTCCAAGTACAAGTCCGAGTTCCTGGCCAATATGTCGCACGAGTTGCGCACGCCGCTCAACAGCTTGCTCATCCTAGCCAAGTTACTGTCCGACAACCGCGACAACAACCTCAGTGCCAAGCAAGTTGAGTTTGCCAACACGATCTACTCTTCGGGTTGCGACCTGCTGACGCTAATCAACGAGATTCTCGACCTGTCCAAGGTGGAATCGGGCAAGATGAGCGTCTACGCCAAAGAAATTTGGCTGGCCAGCATCAAGGACTACGTCGAGCGCAGCTTCCGCCAGGTGGCTCGCCAGAAAGGGCTCGAATTCCGTATCGACCTCAAGCCCAATCTGCCCCAGACTGTCTACACCGACCCGCAGCGGTTGCAACAGGTGCTGCGCAACCTGCTATCCAATGCCTTCAAGTTCACTGATCAGGGCCGAGTGGTCATGCATGTGGGCGTCGCTGAGCCGGGCTTGAAGTTTGATAACGACAGCCTGAATCTTGCGCCGCAGGTGTTGGCCTTCTCGGTCACAGACACAGGCATTGGCATCCCTAGAGACAAGCAGAAGCTAATCTTTGAAGCCTTCCAGCAAGCCGACGGCACCACCAGCCGCAAGTACGGCGGCACCGGGCTGGGCCTGACGATCAGTCGGGAAATCGCGCGGCTGTTGGGTGGTGAGATTCAGGTCGAGAGTGTCATTGGTCGGGGTAGCACCTTCACCTTGTATCTGCCCCAGACCTACGACGGACCCGAGCCCGATCTGCGCGAAGAAGAGTTTAGTCAGACTCCAGAATTGCCTCAGGCCAGCAGTAACGGCGGCAGTAACGGTAGCCTGAGTCTTCTATCTGAATTGCTGCCGCCGGTCGCTTTGACGGTTAGCGATGACCGCCATCAGTTGCTGGCTGGGGATCGAGTGTTGTTGATCATCGAAAACGATGTCAACTTCGCCCGCATTCTGCTAAACATGGCCCACGAAAAAGGCTTCAAGGGTCTAGTGGCGCTGGATGGTAATGCAGGATTGGCAATGGCCCATCAATACAAGCCCGATGCGATCACGCTCGATCTGCAAATTCCAGGGCTAGAGGGTCCGCAATTGCTCGACCGCTTGAAGCACCACCTAGAGACCCGCCATATCCCCGTCCATCTGATCAGCGTGTTCGATCCCAGCCATCCGGATACTCCTCCCGGTGCCATTGGTTATCTCCAGAAGCCAGTGAGCCGCGAGAGCCTGAGCGAAGCCTTCGGCTACATTGCCAGTTTTATTGGCCGCAATCCCAAGAACTTGCTCGTGGTTGAAGACGACGAAGCCCAACGGCTGAGCCTGATGGAGCTGATGCATGGCGACGATCTGCTGACCACAGCGGTGGGAACAGGGGAGCAGGCGCTTGAAGAGTTGAGCAGGAAGCAGTACGACTGTGTTGTTCTCGACCTGGGTCTACCAGATATGTCCGGCTTCGAGCTGCTGGAAGAGATCAAAAAGCATGGCCAGGGGCCAAACCCACCGGTGATTATCTACACGGGTCGGGACTTGAGCCCTGAAGAAGAGGCTCGCCTTAGGAAGCACGCCGGTAGCATCATCACCAAAGGGGCTAAGTCGGCGGAACGGCTTCTGGATGAGACCGCTCTGTTCCTGCATCGGGTGGTCGCCAAGCTGCCAGAGGCAAATCGCAAAGCGATCCAGGAATTCGACAGCGAAAACGATGTCCTGCTCGGCAAAAAGATGCTAGTTGTAGACGACGATATGCGTAATATCTTCGCCCTGACTAGTATCTTAGAAAGTCGAGGCATCGAGGTGGTCTTCGCTGAAAATGGCAGAGACTGTATTGAATTGCTCCAGAAACATCCAGACATTACTCTGATCTTGATGGACGTAATGATGCCGGAGATGGATGGTTACGAAACGATGCGCACCATTCGCAAGATGGCGCAGTACAAAAACTTGCCGATTATCTCGCTCACTGCAAAAGCAATGAAGGGAGATCGTGAGAAATGTATTGCCGCCGGTGCGTCCGATTACATTCCCAAGCCGGTGGACACTGATCAGTTACTCTCGCTGATGCGAGCGTGGTTGGGGTCAGGAGAGCAAGCCTAA